A region from the Molothrus aeneus isolate 106 chromosome 17, BPBGC_Maene_1.0, whole genome shotgun sequence genome encodes:
- the ARFRP1 gene encoding ADP-ribosylation factor-related protein 1 codes for MYTLLSGLYKYMFQRDEYCVLILGLDNAGKTTFLEQTKTRFNKNYKGMSLSKITTTVGLNIGTIDVGKTRLMFWDLGGQEELQSLWDKYYAESHGVIYVIDSTDEERLSESKRAFEKMITSEALEGVPILVLANKQDVESCLSIPDIKTAFSDCINKIGKRDCLTQACSALTGKGVNEGIEWMVKCVVRNIHRPPRKKDIT; via the exons ATGTATACACTGCTGTCAGGGCTCTATAAATACATGTTCCAGAGGGATGAGTACTGTGTCCTGATCCTGGGTTTGGACAATGCTGGTAAAACT ACCTTCCTTGAACAAACTAAAACCCGATTTAACAAGAACTACAAAGGGATGAGTTTGTCCAAAATCACAACCACTGTAGGCTTAAACA TTGGAACTATTGATGTTGGCAAAACTCGGCTCATGTTCTGGGACCTtggtgggcaggaggagctgcagtcaCTTTGGGACAAG TACTATGCTGAATCTCATGGGGTGATCTATGTTATTGACTCCACTGATGAGGAGAGGCTCTCTGAGTCCAAAAGAGCTTTTG AGAAGATGATTACCAGTGAAGCTCTGGAAGGGGTTCCCATTCTGGTGTTGGCCAACAAGCAGGATGTAGAG AGTTGTCTGTCAATACCCGATATCAAGACAGCATTTAGTGACTGCATTAACAAAATTGGGAAGAGAGACTGCCTGACACAAGCCTGCTCAGCCCTTACTGG CAAAGGGGTGAACGAAGGGATTGAGTGGATGGTGAAGTGTGTGGTGAGGAACATCCACCGCCCCCCAAGGAAGAAGGACATCACGTAG